AGAACTTTGTGTTAAAAACGGTTTCGGGTCCCTACACAAATGAAGAATTCGAGAAAGATTTCAAGGCATTTGTACATACTTTTTTTGAAGAAGGACctttttttgaaagatttctAAAAATGTATGAAGTTATGAAAAAATTTGGTAATCTGTCAGCTCTTTGGTGTGAACAGGTCCTGCAAAACAAAGAGCTCATCAGGTACCTTGAGGAGAGCAAGTTTGATGCCCTTCTTACTGACCCTGTAATACCTTGTGGAGTGATCCTGGCAGAGCATCTTTCACTCCCTTCTGTGTATTTCTTACGAGGAATCCCGTGCGGTTTAGATTTTGAAGCCACTCAGTGTCCCAATCCTCCTTCCTATGTGCCCAGGGCTTTCTCTCAACTTACAGACCGGATGACCTTTTTCCAACGGGTGAAGAACCTTCTCTTTGACACCCAAAATCTTTTCCTCTGTGATTTTGCCTTTGACCCATTCTCAAAACTGGCTTCCGAGTTCCTGCAGCGGGAAGTGACTGTGCAGGATCTCTTACGGAAGGCCTCTGTTTGGCTCCTGAGGTTGGAATTTGTGCTCGACTATCCAAGACCCTTGATGCCCAACATCATTCCAATTGGAGGATTAAACTGTGCTCACAAGGAGCTGCCTCAGGTGGGTCTGGTTTAAATCCATGCCTTGATTGAATTCTGTTTTCAGGAGGGTGGAATTCTGTGTTGTGATAGGAATCTAGTTCCCATTTCTGGTGAGCAAGGGGAATCCTCATGAAAGTAactgtttttctctcattttttcctgattttacaCATCCTGTGAAGGGAGctgtttgttctttctttcaagGGGTTCTTTATTATAAGGAAACAACAGGGTCATCAAGTGAGAGTGTACTAAGGATCTGTGATGGGACATAAATTCTGTAAGCCAAAAGGATTCTGAGAATTTCTACATAGTAGGATAAAGTTTTGGATTTGTATAATGATTGGTTCCAATGGGATCTCCCAGAAGATCCTAAAAACATTTTGCTGGTTCCAAAGCCCATCCCTgatgcctggagcagctctgatgtgactcatccagcacagctggactgGCGCTCAGTGTTTGGGTGCAGCCTTGTGCGTGCACCACTCGCTCCAATGCGCCGTGTGCTTGGGTTCCTTGGGCTGCTGACAAGAGCCCTGTGCAGTGTTCCTCCTGGAGAGCCTCGTCTGCTGCTCCACTGGTGAGCCTGGGAAGTTGGGTGAGGTCTCTTGGTACTCTGGCTTTCTGTTCACTCATTTTCCTTATTATTTCTGTGGTGTAAGGTGGATTCACAAAGCCCAATGTGTGACAATTCCACCCATCCCCAAGTGTGGAGGTGGCTGTGACAGCTTACAGACATCTCCATGTACACTGGGATTGGCCATGTGAGCATTCACACAACTCCACCACTGCTAAGACAGCATTGGTGCTTTGTCAGGgacaaaaacaaagccaaaattaGGCTCTGAATTGTTCTCTGGAAAGTCCCTCACAAAAGTGCTCATAAATCTCTGCTCAAACCTCCCAGCTCACAAAGCCAACCCTTGCATGCCCTGAGGCAGGTCTTGGGCACTGGATGTGTTTCCTTCTTGATGTGAGTCACATGTCCTGTAACATGTGAAACATGGCATCATCCTTCCATCTTCTGTGTCTTCTTAGTCATGAAACTGTCCTAAAAGAGCTGTTCAATGGCTTCCATGGGGCCTGGGTCTCCTAGAGATGAGTTTTgcaagagagagggagaggggacatGCCTTgcctggagggaaggagaatCTCTGCTGGGCTGAATGGTGATGTGCATGTGACACATCCCCTACATGTGACACATCTCCATAACATGCAGAGGAAAGGAATCCAAAGTGCAGTCCCAGTGcaccctctgcctccctctaAGGGTACTCTGGACTGTTCTGATAGAGACAGGACGAGTTATCTGTTGATTCTATGGACTTGGCAGGAATTTCATACTTGTTATACAGCCTTTTATCACATCAGGGATTACACATTTACCAACCAGCACATTAAATAAGGAATCAAATTCAGGCAGTGGCACAGATCATTTGAAGGTGTGGAGGGGACAccggtgctgctgtgctgctgtgggtttcCTTCCCTGGAGGCACTCACATGATCCGTGCAGGAATGGCCTCAGGGCTCAGTGCTTCTCCACCACTTGTGgttctgctcctgtccctgctgggtctggctgctgctgggaagctCCTGGTGGTGCCAGTGGACGGGAGCCACTGGCTCAGCATGCGGGAGGTGGtggacatgctccagcagaAGGGACATGAGGTGGTTGTGGTGGCACCTGAAGTGACTATGCACATCAAGCCATCCAAGAACTTTGTGATGAAAATGTACTCAGTGCCCTACACAAaggaagagatggagaaaaattTCAATATGTTTCTACATACTTCATTTGAAGAGGCATCTTTTTTTGAACgatttcttaaaatatatgaaGCTATGAAAGAATTTGGTAATATGTCAGCTGTTGCCTGTGAACAGCTCCTGCAAAACAAAGAGCTCATCAGGTACCTTGAGGAGAGCAAGTTTGATGCCCTTCTTACTGACCCTGTAATACCTTGTGGAGTGATCCTGGCAGAGCATCTTTCACTCCCTTCTGTGTATTTCTTACGAGGAATCCCGTGCGGTTTAGATTTTGAAGCCACTCAGTGTCCCAATCCTCCTTCCTATGTGCCCAGGGCTTTCTCTCAACTTACAGACCGGATGACCTTTTTCCAGCGGGTGAAGAACCTTCTCTTTGACACCCAAAATCTTTTCCTCTGTGATTTTGCCTTTGACCCATTCTCAAAACTGGCTTCCGAGTTCCTGCAGCGGGAAGTGACTGTGCAGGATCTCTTACGGAAGGGCTCTGTTTGGCTCCTGAGGTTGGAATTTGTGCTCGACTATCCAAGACCCTTGATGCCCAATATCATTCCAATTGGCGGAGTAAACTGTGCTCACAAGGAGCTGCCTCAGGTGGGTAAcatttagtttttaatttgtgCTGTGATAGATGTCTGTGTTTGGCCAGCTTGAATCATGTGTTTTGGTTGAGGATCTAGTTACCCTTACTTGTGGTTGGATGAATGCACATgaaattttctctcctcttccatATGTAGACAGCTGTGCTCTACCTTCTCACCAATCAAGCTGGGCTCTACATTTGCTGTTTCCATTTCATGTGTTCAGAGCCATTTTCTGTATCTTTGTGTGACTTGGTGCTCTCTTACTGAGTTATGAACAAGTCTGTGGGACTGTCCAAGCATTGCAATCAGGTGTAATCCCTAATTAGAAAATTGTTGTAGATGGGTCTGGTATTTACTGAGAAATGCACCTGAGGCTTCTGCCCTTGTTGCATCACTACATCTTTCTTCACCGGtgaatttttctgcttcttcaccTGGGTATTTCCAAAGCTGGAATCTGGAAGAATGTGGCAGGTTGGGGGCTCCCATACTGAAAAGCAGCCTTTCAGTCTGGAGGCAGATCTAGGAAAATTTTGTCTTGGTGATGGCTATGTGAGGTATAACAGCAAGTTTCACAGATCTCAAGGGGTTACAGTGGCCTGGCAGGTAGTGTTCAAAGGTTCAGAGGTGAAAGAGCTGACAAAGTTCTTGTTAAAGAACACAAGGCTTATCTGGTGCATCCCCCCACGTTCATCAGCTGCCTGAACTCTGATGCTGGTTATGCAGCCTTTTATCACATTAGTGATTACAAATTAACTACACAGCAAATAAAGCAGGGATACAAGGCTTGGCTGGGCACAGATTGCTTGAAAGTAGGGAGCAGCGCCGCTGCTGCggtgctgctgtgggtttcCTTCCCTGGAAGCACTCATCTGATCCCTGCAGGAATGgccccagggctcagtgcttCTCCACCACTTGTGgttctgctcctgtccctgctgggtctggctgctgctgggaagctCCTGGTGGTGCCAGTGGATGGGAGCCACTGGCTCAGCATGCGGGAGGTGttggacatgctccagcagaAGGGACATGAAGTGGTTGTCGTGGCACCTGAAGTCTCCTTGCAGATCAAACCATCCAAGAACTTTGTGATGAAAAAGTATCCAGTGCCTTTCACAAAGGCAGAGATGGATGAAGTTTTTAAAGGGTCAATAATGGATTTATTTGAAGAAGGATCTTTTCTGGAAAGAGTTATTAGGCAGTATCACCACGCAAAGAAGACTTCTGCTCTGTTCCTGGCTACCTGTACCCACTTAATTCACAACAAGGAGCTCATCAGGTACCTTGAGGAGAGTAAGTTCGACGCCCTCCTCACAGACCCTGTCCTGCCATGTGGGGCAATCCTGGCTGAGCATCTTTCTCTGCCTTCCGTGTATTTCCTGCAGCAAGTCCCCTGTGGTTTGGAATTTCAGGCCACCCAGTGTCCCAACCCCCCTTCCTACGTACCCAGAGTATTTACAGACCTTACAGACCACATGACCTTTCTCCAGCGGGTGAAGAACCTGCTCTATGACATCCCCAATTTTTTCCTCTGCGATGTTGTCTTCCAACCTTATGCAGAACTGGCTTCAGAATTCCTCAAGCGGGAGGTGACTGTGCCAGATCTCCTGCGCCAAGCTTCCATTTGGCTCATGAAGCTGGACTTTGTCTTGCACTTCCCAAAACCCTTGATGCCCAACATGGTTTTGATTAGTGGTGTAAATTGTGCTTACAAGAAGCTAAATCAGGTGGGTCACactctgttttctcttgttctCACAGCCTTTGGAAATCTCTAGGAAGCTGAAACACAGCTTTTGTTAGAAAGGTGGATTTCAAACTGCTCGTGCTTTTCAGAGAGGTGCTGGTTCTGGTATCTGTGAAGGATTATCAGAGtagaaagatggagaaaatgTTGTTTATGGAATTAGCTCTGAGAGACTCCCCATTGGTCCTGTGCCGCCTCCTCCAGGCCACCTTTGCATTGGAATGTGTTCCTCAGAGCCTCTTCCATCAAGGCTGTTGCTCTGGTACAATCTGGCTGATTTCCTGTAcaattctttcttccttttttcctttaatgaagGAATTTCAATGCTTTGAATTGTCATATGCTCATGAAATATTGACATCTGGAAGGACATTTGAGGTCACTCTGAAAAACTCCTGTCAAAGTATGTTCAAAGCATGTTAGGTCAGgatgtttctttctctgtcttctcCAGTTTTAAGTGTCGCTATAGTCTCTCAGTTTTGGTACCTTCCACACTTTTGTGTGACTTGGTGCTCTCTTAGTGAGTGATGAATGAGTCTGTGGGGTTGTCCAAGCATTGCAATCAGGTGTAATCCCTAATTAGAAAATTGTTGTAGATGGGTCTGGTATTTACTGAGAAATGCACCTGAGGCTTCTGCCCTTGTTGCATCACTACATCTTTCTTCACCGGtgaatttttctgcttcttcaccTGGGTATTTCCAAAGCTGGAATTTGGAAGAACGCGTCAGGTTGGAGGCTCTCAGTTTGAGAAGCAGCCTTTCAGTCTGAAGGCAGATCTAGGAAAATTTTGTCTTGGTGATGGCTGTGTGCAGTCTATCAGCAAATTCCAGGAGTCTCAAGGGGCTACAGTGATTTGGCAGGTGGTGCTCAAAGGTGAAAGAGCTGACAAAGTTCTTGTTAAAGAACACAAGGCTTATCTGGTGCATCCCCCCACGTTCATCAGCTGCCTGAACTCTGATGCCGGATATGCAGCCTTTTATCACATTAGTGATTACAAATTAACTACACAGCAAATAAAGCAGGGATACAAGGCTTGGCTGGGCACAGATTGCTTGAAGGTGTGGAGCAGTGTcggtgctgcagtgctgtcgCGGGtttccttccctgggagcacTCACCTGATCCCTGCAGGAATGgccccagggctcagtgcttCTCCACCACTTGTGgttctgctcctgtccctgctgggtctggctgctgctgggaagctCCTGGTGGTGCCAGTGGATGGGAGCCACTGGCTCAGCATGCGGGAGGTGTTGGACATTCTCCAGCAGAAGGGACATGAGGTGGTTGTGGTGGCACCTGAAGTGACTATGCACATCAAGCCATCCAAGAACTTTGTGATGAAAAGTTATCCAGTGCCTTTCACAAAGGAAGAGCTGGATGAAGTTGTCCAAGGATTAATAAAGGATGTATTTGAAGAAGGATCTTTTCTGGAAAGGGTTATTAGACTTTATCAACGGGCAAAACAAAACTCTGCTCTGTTCCTGGCCACCTGCACCCACTTACTCCACAACAAGGAGCTCATCAGGTACCTTGAGGAGAGCAAGTTTGATGCTGTCTTCACAGACCCTTTCCTACCCTGTGGGGCAATCCTGGCTGAGCATCTTTCCCTGCCTTCCGTGTATTTCCTGCAGCAAATGCCATGTCGTTTGGAATTCCAGGCCACCCAGTGTCCCAACCCCCCTTCCTACGTCCCCAGAGCATTTACAGACCTTACAGACCACATGACCTTTCTCCAGCGGGTGAAGAACCTGCTCTATGACATCCCCAATTTTTTCCTCTGCGATGTTGTCTTCCAACCTTATGCAGAACTGGCTTCAGAATTCCTCAAGCGGGAGGTGACTGTGCCAGATCTCCTGCGCCAAGCTTCCATTTGGCTCATGAAGCTGGACTTTGTCTTCCACTTTCCAAGACCCTTGATGCCCAACATGGTTTTGATTAGTGGTGTAAATTGTGCTTACAAGAAGCTAAATCAGGTGGGTCACactctgttttctcttgttGTTCTCACAGCCTTTGGAAATCTCTGGGAAGCTGAAACACATCTTTTGTTAGAAAGGTGGATTTCAAACTGCTCATGCTTTTCAGAGAGGTGCTGGTTCTGGTATCTGTGAAGGATTATCAGAGtagaaagatggagaaaatgTTGTTTATGGAATTAGCTCTGGGAGACCGCCCGTTGTCCTTTGCCCGTTTGCTCCAAGGCAGCTTTGGCTTTGGAGTAGGCTGTTGATGTGGTGCAGGACACACTTTGACTTTAGGAGGTCTTTATTTACCTTCTGGTTGATCACCTCTACAATTctgtcttttttgttgttgttgttgttgttagttttttgtttcttgtttcccTAAAGAAGGATTCTCTGTAGTTTGAATTATCATAGactcataaaatattttcatctggAAGGTCATTAGAGGCGTCTCTGCGAACCTCCTGTCAGAAATGTCCAGTTTGGTTGGGTTGTTCCTTTCTCTTGCCAAATCTTAAGTATCTCCTACAGTGAGATACCTTATTATATCCAAGTAATTCCCTTATCCAGTTCAAATTTTCCATGTTGCAGTTTGTGAttgttgcctcttgtcctgtcactgtcaatctcatatttttctttaacttttaaTCATCTCCTGCAGTCAAGATGTAGTGTGCCTGTCCTGTGGCATGGGATTATCCCATTCCAGAGGCAAAACTTTGCATTTGCCTTTGTCTACCTTCTTGAGGCTTTTATAGGCTCATTTTTCCAGCTTGTATATCCCAGGCCACTGATGCTCCTTAGTTAATTTTTCATAGCATCTAAAAACTAAAGTATAAGTTACTGTATTCTTCTAAAATGAATTTTGGATTTATGTCaacctttttttaatgtgttttcaaatggattttgtgGTTTGCAGAGTATCCTCATAgattctatttttaataataacTATTCCTGTTGgatttttcagatatttgcTTTGCAAAATGCTGAGATAAGGCTGATATTTCAGAAAAAGCCCAGTCTCACACAGTAAAACCAGAGGATTTTTAAGAGGATTCAAACTTGGCACTCAGACTAGAAAAGCAGAGATGGAATAAAGTGCACAATATTCCTATGAAAAGAACTATGGAAGGTGTCTGTAAAATCTGGAAAATCATTGCTAAAGGCACAAGAGGAACTGATAGTTTCTCCCAATATTTATCCTATGACTAACACTGTAATGCAGTAACCTTAGAGTAAACAAAGGGAGGTGTTTTTTCACACCAtgcccaaaaaaacccaaagcagccTCTCAAGAgacacagattttcttttttgtagaCAAACTCTCTGAATTTAAAAGGGACTTAGGGGGTTAATAagaggcacaggctgcctgccAGGATTTGTAGGCTTACAGGAGAGATAATCATGGACTCCCTTAGCTCGGATATTTGCTGTACTGTTTCCAGATTACGACCTTGGCACTCAGTTCTGTACTTTTGTTTGACTTTATCCTGCTATCTCACCTTTGGAATGGGCTGGACTTGTGGACTTAAGTCTCTGCACTCGTAAACACGTGAAGGGTGTTCATGTGTTGCTCAAAATCCAGTGTCATAACTTCTATGAACTTTTctgaactttttcttttttttttttttttaactttcctgAGCTTGGCCTCAAGGGTTTGGGTtgagggttttggtttttttacctcTTTAATGTTGTTTTATGGGGTTTTGTATTAGTGTCTCACCATTGATACACATTTGGCTGAAATGTTAGCAGAACTTAACTAGGTGGGAGTGATTATGTACCAAGTATGATATTTGAGAGGCCTTTTTACAGGGTAAGAGTGTTTCTGCAACTCTGAGTTTACTACCTGAGTATGTACTGCCACCTTAAGGCTTGTTTAATTCTGCTTCACCTCATTATCTGAGATATTTTTACCACAGAAATGTGGAGATGCAGCCCTAGCAGGTGGAAATCCTTTCCCTACACCTCCTGAAGGTTTTGGTCTTTCAATGCTACCCCACTGCCAGCTAGAGCCATAGCTCTGCTTCACCAGCTGCAGAATGGGGCTGCATCAAATCATGGAACTgctaaggttggaaaagctctCTAAAATCAGAGTCCAACCATTAATCTGCACTGCCAGATCTACGACTAAACTGAATCCCCAAGTGCCAGATTCACATGTTTTTTGAAAGCTTCCAGGGATGGGTACTTCAACATTGCTCTGgacagccccttccagtgcttgacaaccctttccatgaagaattctttcctaatatccaatatAAACCTCCCTGCTGATGTCTGAAATTCCTTCCTATTTAGTGCATTTTCCATAAACATTACAGTCCTTCTTGCTGGCTTTTAAGAACCCTTTTTCTTTAACTGGCCACATGGAAGACTCCCTCTCCAAATAAACATTTTAGGATACAATCTTGAAATAACATTTAGGATTAGCCTTGGAGTGTATTTATCACACTCAGGTCCCTTTGGCAAAGGTAGCCATTTCATGGATGAGATTTCCTATCCTTCCTATCTGCTCCAAGAGAACTCTTCCAGGCCTGGAGAAACTGCTGAGGGTTCACTCTGCTCAGGAGTGCTTCACTGGGGGGGCGGGTCTAAAAGAATCTGTCTTCTCCAGCCAGTTCTTGTCCAGGTACCATTCCCATATCTTGTACCGCTTTTGTAAACTTGCAAACTTTTGGCAtccagcttttccctctccatGTGGATTATGCCTTAATGGCAGGTGAGATCTGCTTGGCCAGGCCCTTCTGTCCACAAGTGTGGATTTCCACATACCACAGCCAAGCCTTCTGAAATTTGGGAAAGGGATTGTTATTAAGAACTTCCAAGCCCATTTGTCCTGTAGCCTCTCACCCTGAACTCTCATAGCCCCTCTTGAGCAAGAGCCACATATTCTGCTGCATCATTGCTTTTCAAAAAGATGTTTAGCCTCGAGCCACTCACCTATGAACTCTGATGGCCTCTCTTGAGTACAAACTGTGCTTTCTGCTGTATCACTGTATTGCTAAAAAGGTGAAAGGTGGTTGGTTAATGTGTTACCCAAACGTAGGTgactctgctgctctttgtgccAGCTCCTGATTGCCATGGAGAGCATTCTTTGAACTCCAGCCACCTTCCTGAGCAAAGGTTGGGGGCTTAGGTCTTGTGTGTCAAGAGTGTAACACAATTCTTGTGATAAAAGCTCTGTGGAGTGGCCATAAATTCGATTCCCAGCTTGAATCTGGCCCAGGATAGTTGAATGCCCAGTAGTGAGTCACTTGAAACAACCCTGACAAAGCAAAACCCCTCcacaaacagctgctttttctaCTGATTGTTCTCAATGATTTGAGATAACTTAATTGCATAAAAAAGCATAGGTGCCTTGATAGCATCTTAATCAAGGCTTTTATCAGTAACAAAGCTCCAATAACCTGTATCATTTTGTGGAGATAAACATTTAAAGTCCACCCCTATATAAATGAGGTACAAGGAGATTTTTCTTCATATGCTGCTGAGCAACGTaaggaggagcagctctttcttttcctgccccATGACAGTTATGTGGAGGCACCAGGTACATTCTGGGCTTGtgcttttccttgctttctggAGTCTGGCAAATGGTGGGAAGCTCTTGGTAGTGCCTCAGGATGGAAGTCACTGGCTGAGCATGCGCATGGTCCTGGAGAAACTCTGGGAGAAGGGACATGAAATCGTGGCTGTGGTTCCCGATGCTGCCTTGTTCTTGAAAAGCTCCCAGTCCTTCACCATCAAAACATATTCAGTGCCTTACAGCCAGGAGTTTGTGGACAAATCCTACCAGGACCTGGGGGAAAAGAGCTTTGAGACCCTAAGGCTCTCAGTTTTACTCAGCAACATCTCAGAGCTGACCAACATGTTCTCTTCTGCTTGTCGGCATCTCTTATCTGACAAAGAACTCATGAAGTACCTCCAGGACAGCAAATTTGATGCCATCATGATGGATCCTGTGCTGCCCTGCGGGCCAATTCTGGCTGAGTatctctccctcccttctgTATACTTCATGCGTGGCCTTCCCTGTACCTTAGACTACAAAGCCACAcaggctcccagccctgcatcctaCGTGCCCAGGACTTTCTCATCCGCTTCTGACCACATGACATTCCCAGAGCGCgtgaagaatttcctgattGGGCTCTCAGAGCCTTTGCTTTGTGACCtgttttatttgaaatacaAGAGCTTGGCCTCCGAGTTCCTGCA
This genomic stretch from Oenanthe melanoleuca isolate GR-GAL-2019-014 chromosome 7, OMel1.0, whole genome shotgun sequence harbors:
- the LOC130255407 gene encoding UDP-glucuronosyltransferase 1A1-like isoform X3; amino-acid sequence: MAPGLSASPPLVVLLLSLLGLAAAGKLLVVPVDGSHWLSMREVLDILQQKGHEVVVVAPEVTMHIKPSKNFVMKSYPVPFTKEELDEVVQGLIKDVFEEGSFLERVIRLYQRAKQNSALFLATCTHLLHNKELIRYLEESKFDAVFTDPFLPCGAILAEHLSLPSVYFLQQMPCRLEFQATQCPNPPSYVPRAFTDLTDHMTFLQRVKNLLYDIPNFFLCDVVFQPYAELASEFLKREVTVPDLLRQASIWLMKLDFVFHFPRPLMPNMVLISGVNCAYKKLNQEFEAIVNASGEHGIVVFSLGSMVSEIPVKKAMEIAEALGTVPQTVLWRYTGKTPSNLPKNVKLVKWLPQNDLLAHPKTRAFITHGGSHGVYEGICNAVPMVLMPLFGDQMDNAKRVESRGAGLTLNILEMTTSDISNALKAVINDKKYKENIQRLSDLHLDRPIHPLDLAVHWVEFVMRHKGAPHLRPAAHDLNWVQYHSLDVIAFLAAVVLLSLFIAFKCCLCCCRRCFCKKGRTGKPAKAKSH
- the LOC130255417 gene encoding UDP-glucuronosyltransferase 1A1-like; this translates as MAPGLSASPPLVVLLLSLLGLAAAGKLLVVPVDGSHWLSMREVLDMLQQKGHEVVVVAPEVSLQIKPSKNFVMKKYPVPFTKAEMDEVFKGSIMDLFEEGSFLERVIRQYHHAKKTSALFLATCTHLIHNKELIRYLEESKFDALLTDPVLPCGAILAEHLSLPSVYFLQQVPCGLEFQATQCPNPPSYVPRVFTDLTDHMTFLQRVKNLLYDIPNFFLCDVVFQPYAELASEFLKREVTVPDLLRQASIWLMKLDFVLHFPKPLMPNMVLISGVNCAYKKLNQVGHTLFSLVLTAFGNL
- the LOC130255407 gene encoding UDP-glucuronosyltransferase 1A1-like isoform X6, producing MIRAGMASGLSASPPLVVLLLSLLGLAAAGKLLVVPVDGSHWLSMREVVDMLQQKGHEVVVVAPEVTMHIKPSKNFVMKMYSVPYTKEEMEKNFNMFLHTSFEEASFFERFLKIYEAMKEFGNMSAVACEQLLQNKELIRYLEESKFDALLTDPVIPCGVILAEHLSLPSVYFLRGIPCGLDFEATQCPNPPSYVPRAFSQLTDRMTFFQRVKNLLFDTQNLFLCDFAFDPFSKLASEFLQREVTVQDLLRKGSVWLLRLEFVLDYPRPLMPNIIPIGGVNCAHKELPQEFEAIVNASGEHGIVVFSLGSMVSEIPVKKAMEIAEALGTVPQTVLWRYTGKTPSNLPKNVKLVKWLPQNDLLAHPKTRAFITHGGSHGVYEGICNAVPMVLMPLFGDQMDNAKRVESRGAGLTLNILEMTTSDISNALKAVINDKKYKENIQRLSDLHLDRPIHPLDLAVHWVEFVMRHKGAPHLRPAAHDLNWVQYHSLDVIAFLAAVVLLSLFIAFKCCLCCCRRCFCKKGRTGKPAKAKSH